A window from Theobroma cacao cultivar B97-61/B2 chromosome 3, Criollo_cocoa_genome_V2, whole genome shotgun sequence encodes these proteins:
- the LOC18605174 gene encoding ubiquitin-conjugating enzyme E2 27 gives MIDFARVQKELQECSREKDTSGIKVSPKSDNLARLTGIIPGPLGTPYEGGSFEIDITLPDGYPFEPPKMKFVTKVWHPNISSQSGAICLDILKDQWSPALTLKTALLSVQALLSAPEPDDPQDAVVAQQYLREYQTFVGTARYWTESFAKASSLGLEEKVQRLVEMGFAVGLVRSTLEAVGGDENLALEKLLSS, from the exons atgatAGACTTTGCTCGAGTGCAAAAGGAGCTACAAGAATGTAGCAGAGAAAAAGACACTTCGGGCATTAAGGTCTCTCCTAAATCAGACAATCTTGCTCGCTTGACTGGCATCATTCCTGGCCCTCTCGGCACTCCCTATGAAGGAGGCTCCTTTGAAATCGATATCACATTGCCTG ATGGGTATCCGTTTGAGCCTCCCAAAATGAAGTTTGTGACCAAAGTTTG GCACCCGAACATTAGCAGTCAGAGTGGGGCGATATGCCTGGATATCTTGAAGGACCAGTGGAGCCCTGCGCTCACTCTTAAGACGGCTCTTCTTTCTGTTCAAGCTTTGCTTTCTGCACCTGAACCTGATGATCCTCAAGATGCTGTAGTAGCACAACAG TATCTTAGAGAATATCAGACTTTTGTTGGTACAGCTCGTTACTGGACAGAAAGTTTTGCCAAGGCCTCTTCTTTAGGCCTTGAGGAAAAG GTGCAACGACTTGTGGAAATGGGTTTTGCTGTTGGTTTGGTGAGAAGTACTCTAGAGGCTGTTGGTGGTGATGAAAACCTGGCTCTTGAAAAGCTTTTATCCAGCTGA